A window of the Sabethes cyaneus chromosome 1, idSabCyanKW18_F2, whole genome shotgun sequence genome harbors these coding sequences:
- the LOC128738898 gene encoding transmembrane channel-like protein 5: protein MARNHRRTVSDVFNIEVASAEAESNRLVVDQQLHQLQLQQQHQQQQNLAFSDITKCSPSSSSSDFQSTSDSNFLLRADGAHRRQQHQYCYGSVDNNNKQATAMIANGGAELDDDVLQQVQQHHQREDGVLEHDDVDDDNDDDDEDGIREYASRSRQGSQFESSAVAADCGRASRVAVDSFRRWSANFGKSIKNNKRNMYNKTIRFMPSRLQKTLSIDGDLITSTASDVEHITMELEQKEQLMEDNPLSEQLRIEAIKSMAQTLSIKRQIRANLTRTVNRRSVSRSKSFGLLRKCKYGGKMYLSRSMKFVKHAITNFELFYGSMKEIEGHFGSRISAYFKFLRWLLVLNLLVVVFVFWFVTFPQILYAGLQEASRDSEGKPLNVSQDVVESTAKMLQNVRGDFRFTDVFTGEGYLTESIMFYGFYTNSSFTLLPGTSEYSLPHAYFLTVMIMYLATFAFVSLSMARSYRVSFIESSGAVHNVLTHKIFCSWDFGIANEKAAQLKHASIYQELREHLTVLNRPAVPSGKWYRLRSTAFHLTAHLTVLLMITSIGYGTWMLLQQFGETEHFSTWSALYVSIATNVTMLAFQYIFRFIAEKEDYRRASIALNINLLRNFLLQLCIVGVLMCYWLTRSYDTCWETRIGQEIYRLVVVDFIISVLFLASLQASRYALNRFYCRTISLPEFCLTNNSLGLVYNQTLLWFGLLFSPLLCLIVVGKLLFIFYVKKLSLIYFCKIPDKLWRSSQTHTLFLVLVFVSLFGVIVTHGYIMTQVPVSSECGPFRGNTYMYQLFMQGILKLREEHIFWKIFMYITKPAMIGGLLLAMAVVAYYLRAKSKAQIAKVRLLKEMLCMEAKDKEFLLANISKITRGKEWDFDRDLLAGRQNGADKYYSDPSGTWRYAESPRKISGNSIVGEDNDNGQSPNGISGYQRIDELGEERVRMRRF, encoded by the exons ATGGCCCGGAACCACCGTCGAACGGTGAGCGACGTATTCAACATCGAAGTGGCATCAGCGGAAGCTGAATCGAACCGACTGGTGGTCGACCAGCAACTGCACCAACTGCAGCTGcaacagcagcatcagcagcagcagaatcTGGCCTTTTCCGATATCACCAAATGttcgccatcgtcgtcgtccaGTGATTTTCAGAGCACCAGCGACAGCAACTTTCTGCTGCGGGCCGATGGCGCCCACCGACGACAGCAGCATCAGTATTGTTACGGTAGTgttgacaacaacaacaagcagGCGACGGCGATGATAGCGAACGGCGGGGCCGAACTGGATGATGATGTACTGCAACAGGTGCAACAGCATCACCAACGGGAGGACGGGGTATTAGAgcatgatgatgttgatgatgataatgatgacgacgatgaagATGGAATACGGGAGTACGCAAGCCGCAGCCGACAAGGTAGTCAGTTTGAGTCTAGTGCCGTTGCCGCCGACTGCGGCAGAGCAAGTCGAGTGGCTGTCGAT AGCTTTCGAAGATGGTCGGCGAATTTCGGCAAAAGTATCAAGAACAATAAACGCAACATGTATAATAAAACGATCCGTTTCATGCCGTCACGGTTGCAGAAAA CTCTTTCCATCGATGGCGATCTGATTACGTCCACCGCTTCCGATGTGGAGCACATCACGATGGAGCTGGAGCAGAAGGAACAGCTGATGGAGGACAATCCACTGTCGGAACAGCTGCGCATCGAAGCGATCAAATCGATGGCTCAGACGCTGTCGATTAAGCGGCAGATCAGGGCTAATCTGACCCGCACGGTAAACCGCCGGTCGGTCAGTCGTTCCAAGTCGTTTGGCCTGCTGAGGAAATGCAAATACGGCGGGAAAATGTACCTCAGTCGTTCGATGAAGTTCGTCAAGCACGCGATTACGAACTTCGAACTGTTCTATGGCAGTATGAAGGAAATCGAGGGACACTTTGGTAGTCGGATCAGTGCCTATTTTAAGTTTCTACGCTGGCTGCTAGTGCTGAATCTGCTTGTTGTGGTGTTCGTGTTTTGGTTCGTTACTTTTCCGCAGATTTTGTACGCTGGATTGCAGGAAGCATCGCGCGATTCGGAGGGAAAGCCCCTCAATGTGTCACAGGATGTTGTTGAGTCTACCGCTAAGATGCTGCAGAATGTTCGCGGGGATTTTCGGTTTACGGATGTGTTCACCGGAGAG GGTTATCTAACGGAATCGATTATGTTCTACGGTTTCTACACCAATTCCTCCTTCACGCTGCTGCCGGGCACCTCTGAATACAGTCTTCCCCACGCGTACTTTCTGACCGTAATGATAATGTACCTAGCAACATTTGCCTTCGTCTCACTCAGCATGGCCCGCTCGTACCGGGTGAGCTTCATCGAGTCCAGCGGAGCCGTTCACAACGTACTCACGCACAAGATCTTCTGCTCGTGGGATTTCGGAATAGCGAATGAGAAAGCCGCTCAGCTGAAGCATGCCAGCATCTATCAGGAGCTGCGCGAACATCTGACCGTATTGAACCGTCCCGCGGTACCGTCCGGCAAGTGGTACCGACTACGAAGCACGGCCTTTCATCTGACGGCGCACCTAACGGTGCTGTTGATGATCACTTCCATCGGCTACGGAACCTGGATGCTGCTGCAGCAGTTTGGCGAAACGGAACACTTCAGCACCTGGTCGGCGCTGTACGTTTCGATCGCCACCAACGTCACGATGCTTGCCTTTCAATACATTTTTCGATTCATCGCCGA AAAAGAGGACTACCGCCGAGCCTCCATCGCCCTGAACATCAATCTACTGCGCAACTTCCTGCTCCAGCTGTGCATCGTCGGCGTTTTAATGTGCTACTGGTTAACCCGCTCGTACGACACCTGCTGGGAAACGCGCATTGGCCAGGAGATCTACCGCCTAGTGGTTGTTGACTTCATAATCTCCGTCCTGTTTCTAGCCTCCCTACAAGCTTCCCGCTACGCTCTGAATCGCTTCTACTGCCGAACCATTTCCCTACCGGAATTCTGCCTAACCAACAACAGTCTAGGCCTTGTGTACAACCAAACCCTACTCTGGTTTGGACTCCTATTCTCCCCACTACTGTGCCTGATCGTCGTAGGCAAACTCCTATTCAttttctacgtcaaaaaactcaGTCTAATCTACTTCTGCAAAATCCCGGACAAACTGTGGCGTTCCAGCCAAACGCACACCCTTTTCCTGGTGCTAGTTTTCGTGTCCCTGTTCGGCGTGATCGTCACCCACGGGTACATCATGACCCAAGTCCCCGTGAGCAGCGAATGTGGCCCTTTCCGCGGTAACACCTACATGTACCAGCTGTTCATGCAGGGAATCCTCAAACTGCGCGAAGAGCACATCTTCTGGAAGATATTCATGTACATCACCAAACCGGCCATGATTGGCGGACTGCTGTTGGCGATGGCCGTCGTTGCCTACTATCTGCGTGCGAAATCGAAGGCTCAGATTGCCAAGGTACGGCTGCTGAAGGAGATGCTCTGCATGGAGGCCAAAGATAAGGAGTTTCTGCTGGCAAACATCAGTAAGATTACGCGTGGTAAGGAGTGGGATTTCGATAGGGATTTGCTCGCTGGTCGGCAGAATGGAGCCGATAAGTACTACAGTGATCCCAGCGGGACGTGGCGGTACGCCGAGAGTCCCCGTAAGATTagtggaaattccattgttggAGAGGACAACGATAACGGACAAAGTCCGAATGGTATTTCCGGATATCAAC GTATTGACGAGTTGGGCGAGGAGCGAGTTCGAATGAGACGGTTTTAA